The Acetomicrobium flavidum genome window below encodes:
- a CDS encoding DUF3343 domain-containing protein — protein MACIATFFVTHMALRFERECRKEGYDVRIIPVPRSLSASCGLACRYPCEAEERIKELCAAHNIEVEGFHRLEGYN, from the coding sequence TTGGCCTGCATAGCGACCTTTTTCGTGACCCACATGGCCCTGCGGTTTGAAAGGGAGTGCAGAAAGGAAGGCTACGACGTGAGGATCATACCCGTGCCCAGAAGCCTTTCGGCAAGCTGCGGGCTTGCCTGCAGATACCCCTGCGAGGCCGAAGAAAGGATAAAGGAGCTATGCGCGGCGCACAACATTGAGGTGGAGGGCTTTCACCGCCTGGAGGGTTACAATTGA